A genome region from Lactobacillus sp. ESL0791 includes the following:
- a CDS encoding Rid family hydrolase yields MAAFENVRSVDNLIIVSGQLPIDEQGKTDKAGSYHNQALESLREIEKVALKEGLNKNNIVKTTLFLTDINKLSEVNDAYNEFFDERKPARSALQVVALAQGVSVEIDAILKKD; encoded by the coding sequence TGGATAACCTGATTATTGTCTCAGGCCAACTTCCTATCGATGAACAAGGAAAGACTGATAAAGCAGGTTCATACCATAATCAAGCTTTAGAATCTTTAAGAGAAATTGAAAAAGTAGCTTTAAAAGAGGGACTTAATAAAAACAATATAGTAAAAACCACCTTATTTTTAACTGATATAAACAAGTTATCTGAAGTTAATGATGCATACAATGAATTTTTTGATGAAAGAAAACCGGCTCGTAGTGCTTTACAGGTTGTTGCATTGGCACAAGGAGTCAGTGTAGAAATTGATGCAATATTAAAGAAAGATTGA
- a CDS encoding MalY/PatB family protein: MNKQEFLDEYLVDRHNTNSMKWDTLKDTYGDSNLISMWIADTEFKPAQRVTDAMIQRVLHGPMGYSIVPDSYYKAFSDWMEIRYNFPIKKDWIRFSTGVVTGIAYCVNAFTQVGESIMILSPVYYPFADVIKKNRRNLVEVDLNYDNKGHFSMNYDNIEKTIVDNDVKMFLQCSPHNPAGRVWTEDELAKVLEICKKHNVLVVSDEIHQDLVLSGHKFIPSATVANGKYRDNLVTLNSGSKSFNLAALNHSHIIITNQKLMEQYDQLAHAINRTEVDEMGVVATEAAYRYASSWLAHVLEIVEDNYNYLKKELRNRAPKITVCDLEGTYLVMIDLRKYVALDEVHDFVVKKCHLAVDYGEQFGEKYLGFVRLNMATDPRYVKAAVDNIVSAVAE, from the coding sequence ATGAATAAACAAGAATTTTTAGATGAATATTTAGTTGATAGACATAATACAAACTCGATGAAATGGGATACATTAAAAGATACATATGGTGATTCAAATTTAATTTCAATGTGGATTGCCGATACTGAGTTTAAGCCAGCACAACGTGTTACGGATGCTATGATTCAGCGTGTACTCCATGGGCCAATGGGGTATTCGATAGTGCCTGATAGTTACTACAAAGCATTTTCAGATTGGATGGAGATAAGATATAATTTTCCAATAAAGAAAGATTGGATTAGATTTTCAACTGGAGTAGTTACAGGTATAGCATATTGTGTAAATGCCTTTACACAAGTTGGTGAATCCATTATGATTTTAAGTCCAGTTTATTATCCATTTGCAGATGTTATTAAGAAGAACCGTCGTAATCTAGTAGAAGTTGATTTGAATTACGATAATAAGGGTCATTTTTCAATGAATTATGATAATATTGAAAAAACAATTGTCGATAATGATGTAAAGATGTTTTTACAGTGCTCGCCACACAATCCTGCAGGACGAGTATGGACTGAAGATGAGTTAGCTAAAGTTTTAGAAATTTGTAAAAAGCATAATGTATTAGTTGTATCTGATGAAATTCATCAAGATTTAGTGTTATCAGGACACAAGTTTATACCTTCTGCAACTGTGGCAAATGGTAAATATCGAGATAATCTTGTTACTTTAAATTCTGGCTCCAAGAGCTTTAACTTAGCTGCTTTAAATCATTCACATATTATTATTACAAACCAAAAATTAATGGAGCAATATGATCAACTAGCTCATGCTATTAATAGAACAGAAGTAGATGAAATGGGAGTTGTTGCAACTGAAGCGGCATACAGATATGCATCATCATGGCTTGCACATGTTTTAGAAATCGTTGAAGACAATTATAATTATTTAAAGAAAGAATTGAGAAATAGAGCACCTAAGATTACAGTTTGTGACTTAGAAGGAACCTATTTGGTAATGATTGATTTAAGAAAATATGTTGCTCTGGATGAAGTTCATGATTTTGTTGTAAAAAAATGTCATTTAGCAGTAGATTATGGCGAACAATTTGGTGAGAAATATTTGGGCTTTGTACGATTAAATATGGCAACCGATCCAAGATATGTTAAAGCTGCTGTTGATAATATTGTTTCGGCTGTAGCTGAATAA
- a CDS encoding Na+/H+ antiporter NhaC family protein, giving the protein MNESRSEKNYKGWAFIPLLIFLILYVGIGIFFTIKGAENPFDMMPRCVAAAAAIGFALLCYDRKTATDKKITIYTKGAGREGVMTLALIVLLAGGFQAAAEKIGAQSAIVNMGINYIPQHFLVPGIFIIAVIISTCTGTSLGTQVTVIPVAVALANSAHLNVAMAGAAAIAGAYFGDSTSFISSTLICAVSEVNAKIKNVVKYDILTVMPAFILTIILYALVSGNGSTIETIHRGYNLLNILPYAIIIVASIIGLSVVYTLMLGIISTGVIGIINGNISFFELTKSVGSGMEKMYFLVVFSCLISGLIQLIEYYGGIDWLVNTMQSKVKTSKGCEYLITFLTAFISGSTLNNTVAVIITAPIADRLRKIYYISSTRVASLLTVLASAILSLIPYDSSVLLAGQYGNVSYLDLMKYSYYPVLVIVVVIVMIQFGIGNKKSDSK; this is encoded by the coding sequence ATGAATGAATCAAGATCGGAGAAGAATTATAAAGGTTGGGCTTTTATTCCGTTACTTATATTTTTAATTTTATATGTTGGAATTGGAATTTTTTTTACAATTAAGGGCGCTGAAAATCCGTTCGATATGATGCCTCGATGTGTGGCTGCCGCCGCTGCAATTGGATTTGCATTGCTTTGTTATGACCGCAAAACGGCAACAGATAAAAAAATAACTATTTATACCAAAGGAGCCGGTAGAGAAGGTGTAATGACCTTAGCTCTGATTGTTTTATTAGCAGGTGGTTTTCAGGCTGCTGCTGAAAAAATTGGTGCCCAATCAGCTATTGTAAATATGGGAATAAATTATATTCCACAACATTTTTTAGTACCGGGTATTTTTATTATAGCTGTAATTATTTCTACATGTACTGGTACATCTTTAGGAACTCAAGTAACTGTTATTCCAGTTGCAGTTGCATTAGCAAATAGTGCACATTTAAATGTTGCAATGGCTGGTGCTGCAGCAATTGCAGGAGCATATTTTGGTGACTCTACTTCTTTCATTTCAAGTACTTTAATTTGCGCAGTTAGTGAAGTAAATGCAAAAATTAAAAATGTTGTAAAATATGATATTTTAACGGTAATGCCAGCTTTTATTCTAACGATAATTTTATATGCATTAGTTAGTGGGAATGGTTCTACTATTGAAACTATACATAGAGGATATAATTTACTCAACATTTTACCATATGCGATAATTATTGTAGCTTCAATAATTGGATTAAGTGTAGTTTATACGTTAATGCTGGGAATTATTTCGACTGGAGTAATTGGAATCATAAACGGAAATATTTCATTTTTTGAATTAACTAAATCTGTAGGTTCTGGTATGGAAAAAATGTATTTTTTAGTAGTATTCTCTTGCCTTATTTCTGGCTTAATTCAATTGATTGAATATTATGGCGGTATTGATTGGCTTGTGAATACAATGCAAAGTAAAGTTAAAACCTCTAAAGGTTGTGAGTATCTGATAACTTTTTTGACTGCTTTTATTTCAGGTTCTACATTAAACAATACAGTAGCTGTTATTATTACTGCTCCAATTGCAGATCGATTACGTAAAATTTATTATATCTCTTCTACAAGAGTAGCCAGTTTGTTAACTGTGTTGGCAAGTGCAATATTATCGTTAATTCCATATGATAGCAGTGTATTGTTAGCAGGACAATATGGAAATGTTTCATATTTAGATTTAATGAAATATTCATATTATCCTGTACTTGTTATAGTAGTAGTTATTGTGATGATCCAATTTGGAATAGGAAATAAAAAATCTGATAGCAAATGA
- a CDS encoding MalY/PatB family protein codes for MKYNFETCISRKGKGSYKWDEMSQQNPNLPDDVSPLSVADMEFSVAPEILDGLKQRLEDNPILGYEVPTNDYYDAVIGWMKKIHNWQIKKEWIVPNGSVVPALVTSIKAFTKPEDSILIMTPVYYPFYDVINYTHRKIITSPLKFNGEKYTIDFTDLAAKASDINVKMLILCSPHNPVGRVWTKEELKKIANICLTNKVLVLSDEIHSDLLMPGSIHTPYATISENAADNSVICTAPSKTFNTAGMQAANIIIKNPYLRNLFEDQQRRKGDSGMPVNLMGLQTVQLAYSKGEPWYHEMLKVIDSNRQYLEDYIGNNIPEIKVLPMEGTYLQWWDCTGLGFSDYQTLNKFMKQKAFLFFDDGYMFGEAGSQFERINIACPQATLQKAMERLTKAVKKLRN; via the coding sequence ATGAAATATAATTTTGAAACTTGTATTTCGCGTAAGGGAAAGGGCTCATATAAATGGGATGAGATGAGTCAGCAAAATCCGAATTTACCTGATGACGTTTCACCTTTATCAGTAGCGGATATGGAATTTAGTGTAGCACCAGAAATACTCGATGGATTAAAACAAAGATTGGAAGATAATCCAATTTTAGGTTATGAAGTTCCAACTAATGATTATTATGATGCAGTAATAGGATGGATGAAAAAAATTCATAATTGGCAAATAAAAAAAGAGTGGATAGTTCCGAATGGTTCTGTAGTTCCGGCTCTTGTTACATCAATCAAAGCTTTTACAAAGCCTGAAGACAGTATTCTAATAATGACGCCTGTTTACTATCCTTTCTATGATGTAATTAATTATACGCATAGGAAGATTATTACTAGCCCATTAAAATTTAACGGCGAAAAATATACAATAGATTTTACTGATCTTGCGGCAAAAGCATCTGATATTAATGTTAAAATGTTAATTTTATGTAGCCCACACAATCCTGTAGGAAGAGTATGGACTAAGGAAGAACTCAAAAAAATAGCTAATATTTGTTTAACAAATAAAGTTTTAGTTTTGTCTGATGAAATTCATAGTGATTTGTTAATGCCTGGAAGTATACATACACCGTATGCTACTATTTCTGAAAATGCTGCGGATAACTCGGTTATATGTACAGCACCAAGTAAAACATTCAATACAGCAGGCATGCAGGCTGCTAATATTATTATAAAAAATCCATATTTACGAAATCTGTTCGAAGATCAACAACGCCGAAAGGGCGATAGTGGTATGCCAGTAAATTTGATGGGATTACAAACTGTACAGCTTGCTTATTCTAAAGGTGAACCTTGGTATCATGAAATGCTTAAAGTGATAGATAGTAATAGACAATACTTAGAAGACTATATTGGAAATAATATACCTGAAATTAAAGTTTTACCAATGGAAGGAACATATTTACAATGGTGGGATTGTACAGGCCTAGGCTTTAGTGATTATCAAACACTAAATAAATTTATGAAGCAAAAAGCATTTCTCTTTTTTGATGATGGTTACATGTTTGGTGAAGCAGGTTCACAATTTGAGCGAATTAATATCGCATGTCCGCAAGCTACGTTACAAAAAGCTATGGAACGATTGACAAAAGCAGTTAAAAAATTGAGAAACTAG